The Acipenser ruthenus chromosome 37, fAciRut3.2 maternal haplotype, whole genome shotgun sequence genome has a window encoding:
- the LOC117397696 gene encoding neuropeptide Y receptor type 1, whose protein sequence is MELPKLLYLNSTGRRNSAQAWEDFLEASQCRSSVAGTTFLIVAYSTVIAVGLIGNTCLVFVISRQKEMRNVTNILIANLSCSDILMCIVCLPVTVIYTLMDRWILGEVLCKVTPFVQCMSVTVSIFSLVLIALERHQLIINPTGWKPVVGHSYLAVAVTWLVACFISLPFLSFNILTDAPFQNLSLSFDPFPDHFACMELWPSEKHRLAYATCLLLFQYCLPLSLVLLCYLRIFLRLRRRKDMVERSRDCSGGRKSGRRNSCRVNVMLASIVAVFALCWLPLNVFNTLFDWNHLAIPACQHNLIFSFCHLTAMASTCVNPVLYGFLNSNFQKEVKSILYRCRCGGTPESYESFPLSTVSTEVSKASTARNGSVSLNA, encoded by the coding sequence ATGGAGCTACCAAAGCTGCTTTACCTGAACAGCACCGGCCGGAGGAACAGCGCCCAAGCCTGGGAAGATTTCCTGGAAGCCAGCCAGTGCAGGAGCTCTGTCGCGGGGACCACCTTCCTGATCGTCGCCTACAGCACGGTGATCGCCGTGGGGCTGATCGGCAACACCTGCCTGGTGTTCGTCATCTCGCGGCAGAAGGAGATGCGGAACGTCACCAACATCCTCATCGCCAACCTCTCCTGCTCCGACATCCTCATGTGCATCGTGTGCCTGCCCGTCACCGTCATCTACACTCTGATGGACCGCTGGATCCTGGGGGAGGTGCTGTGCAAGGTCACCCCCTTCGTCCAGTGCATGTCGGTCACCGTTTCCATCTTCTCCCTGGTCCTCATTGCCCTGGAGAGGCACCAGCTCATCATCAACCCCACGGGCTGGAAACCGGTGGTTGGCCACTCCTACCTGGCGGTGGCCGTCACCTGGTTGGTAGCCTGCTTCATCTCCTTGCCCTTCCTGTCCTTCAACATCCTGACGGACGCCCCTTTCCAGAATCTCAGCCTGTCCTTTGATCCTTTCCCGGACCACTTTGCCTGCATGGAGCTCTGGCCCTCGGAGAAGCACCGCCTGGCCTACGCTACCTGCCTCCTCCTCTTCCAGTACTGCCTGCCCCTCTCCCTGGTTCTCCTCTGCTATCTCCGCATCTTCCTGAGGCTCCGGCGGAGAAAGGATATGGTGGAGCGCTCCAGGGATTGCAGTGGTGGGCGGAAGTCGGGAAGGAGGAACAGCTGCCGGGTCAACGTCATGCTGGCCTCCATTGTGGCGGTCTTCGCCCTCTGCTGGCTCCCCCTCAACGTCTTCAACACGCTCTTCGACTGGAACCACCTGGCCATCCCCGCGTGCCAGCACAACCTCATCTTCTCCTTCTGCCACCTCACCGCCATGGCCTCCACCTGCGTCAACCCCGTCCTCTACGGGTTCCTCAACAGCAACTTCCAGAAGGAGGTCAAGTCCATCCTGTACCGCTGCCGCTGCGGAGGGACGCCTGAGAGCTACGAGAGCTTCCCGCTCTCCACCGTCAGCACCGAGGTCTCCAAGGCATCCACTGCTCGTAACGGATCAGTCAGCCTCAAtgcctag